One Primulina tabacum isolate GXHZ01 chromosome 10, ASM2559414v2, whole genome shotgun sequence DNA segment encodes these proteins:
- the LOC142506071 gene encoding uncharacterized protein At1g65710-like: MGSCLSKKSVCVSSSPSSSIAHSNQPERVISNTQLEKNKAEEETVKKEIFLIKHRKSHDRSLQSDVEGKRDAEQGEESGEKSRSVSGNSGAGNVVEITAGGGGGGVRSSSCTKEELDAILIQCGRLSRSSSTGKATSLSESCGKKYSGSKRSFDFDSEGDGLEGSGAAVDGDERDGVAGAGSESRRHRNRSRHPSGRRRTPSRERERRMSRSPGRRSESPAPTGGPNSCPAISGSKPAKMVSVPATDKSGNGCAEPDLAMAVKRNQVKRNAGGDGAVASRTASTPRTQSPARVKVSNENQNVNPGQVQQPLPLSRSNSRKAEISPCRRNPLGEIDTNIILQTPQRKQNADTNQGAAENKLRCSNPTNSNCKTKNETQVNVITSENEGLQPFHSVIRSRSSRLSREIDINPDALSNPAVTSYTSLLLEDIQNFHQKKDPPVVFSLPPCVTKACSILEAVADLNSTTSSNFSSTFSKDRQRNPVTEKFGKSNETNKPISRGSPLMESEVVVDNDLMDPAFHKYVTVGRGAVDVDEFEEQESSGSNSFMGGQQNWISPFSWEPNSVDSTDRWASSRSVKRQHEVRHVASDSGKKTSSKKREFDNQRSGIGRGRIESRGAQKAAATAT, from the exons ATGGGTAGTTGTTTGAGCAAGAAGAGCGTTTGTGTTTCATCTTCTCCCTCTTCCTCTATTGCACATTCAAACCAACCTGAAAGGGTCATATCTAATACCCAATTGGAGAAGAACAAGGCAGAAGAAGAAACGGTGAAGAAAGAAATATTCCTCATCAAACATAGGAAAAGCCATGATAGATCTTTGCAGAGTGATGTAGAAGGGAAGAGAGATGCAGAGCAAGGTGAAGAATCGGGTGAAAAGTCTCGTAGTGTGAGTGGTAATTCTGGTGCGGGTAATGTAGTTGAAATTACTgctggaggaggaggaggaggggTGAGGAGTTCCAGTTGTACGAAGGAGGAGCTGGACGCCATTTTGATACAGTGCGGCAGGCTCAGCCGAAGCTCCTCCACGGGAAAGGCGACGTCCCTCTCTGAAAGCTGTGGGAAGAAGTACTCTGGATCGAAGAGAAGTTTTGATTTCGACTCTGAGGGCGATGGGCTTGAAGGGAGTGGTGCTGCTGTTGATGGAGATGAGCGTGATGGTGTGGCAGGCGCGGGGAGTGAGAGCCGTCGCCACCGCAACCGGAGCCGTCATCCTAGTGGTCGGAGGAGGACACCAAGTAGGGAGAGGGAAAGGCGGATGAGCAGATCTCCTGGTAGGAGATCTGAATCTCCAGCTCCTACCGGGGGCCCTAATTCATGCCCTGCCATTTCTGGTTCCAAGCCGGCCAAGATGGTCTCTGTACCCGCCACTGATAAGAGTGGTAATGGATGTGCTGAGCCAGATTTAGCTATGGCCGTTAAAAGGAATCAAGTGAAGAGAAATGCTGGTGGGGATGGGGCTGTGGCTTCGAGAACCGCATCAACTCCTCGTACTCAATCCCCTGCAAGAGTAAAGGTTTCAAACGAGAATCAGAATGTGAATCCGGGACAAGTCCAGCAGCCCTTGCCACTCAGCCGAAGCAATTCGAGGAAGGCAGAAATTTCCCCTTGCAGGAGAAATCCCCTTGGTGAGATCGACACTAACATTATACTGCAG ACTCCACAACGGAAGCAAAATGCCGATACCAACCAAGGGGCAGCAGAGAACAAGTTGAGATGCAGCAACCCGACGAATTCAAACTGCAAAACCAAAAACGAAACACAGGTGAATGTGATTACTTCCGAAAACGAGGGTCTTCAACCTTTCCATTCGGTGATTAGAAGCAGATCGTCTCGTTTATCCAGAGAAATAGACATCAACCCCGATGCGTTATCAAATCCTGCTGTAACATCCTACACTTCATTATTGCTCGAAGACATCCAAAATTTCCACCAAAAGAAAGACCCTCCAGTGGTTTTTTCACTCCCTCCCTGTGTGACTAAAGCCTGCTCTATTCTCGAAGCAGTTGCTGATCTCAACTCCACCACCAGTTCCAATTTCTCCAGTACATTCTCCAAGGATAGACAAAGAAATCCTGTGACTGAGAAATTCGGTAAAAGCAATGAAACCAACAAGCCCATTTCAAGAGGGAGCCCTCTGATGGAATCTGAGGTGGTAGTTGATAATGATTTGATGGATCCTGCCTTTCATAAATATGTGACAGTAGGGAGAGGTGCAGTAGATGTCGATGAATTTGAAGAGCAAGAATCCTCGGGCAGCAACAGCTTTATGGGTGGTCAGCAAAACTGGATATCTCCTTTTAGTTGGGAGCCTAATTCGGTTGACTCTACTGATCGTTGGGCATCTTCAAGATCGGTTAAGAGACAGCATGAAGTGAGGCATGTCGCGTCTGATTCTGGAAAAAAAACAAGCTCAAAGAAGAGGGAGTTTGATAATCAACGGTCTGGGATTGGCCGTGGCAGGATTGAATCAAGAGGAGCTCAAAAGGCAGCAGCTACTGCAACCTAA
- the LOC142505915 gene encoding uncharacterized protein LOC142505915, with translation MAGVELLPKEYGYVVFVLVLYCFLNFWMASQVGRARKRYKVFYPTMYVTEAENIDAKIFNCVQRGHQNSLEMMPMFFMLMILGGIRHPVICASLGVAYSVSRFYYFKGYSTGDPQKRLSIGKYGFLAVLGLMICTISCGVHLLTT, from the exons ATGGCTGGAGTTGAATTACTGCCAAAAGAATACGGCTACGTGGTATTTGTTCTCGTTCTCTACTGTTTTCTCAATTTTTGGATGGCCTCACAAGTTGGCAGAGCCCGAAAGAG GTATAAAGTGTTCTATCCGACGATGTATGTCACAGAAGCTGAAAACATAGATGCTAAGATCTTTAACTGCGTTCAG AGGGGGCACCAGAATTCGTTGGAAATGATgccaatgtttttcatgttgaTGATATTGGGAGGGATCAGGCATCCTGTGATATGTGCATCGCTCGGGGTTGCTTACAGTGTTTCGCGCTTTTACTATTTCAAAGGCTATTCCACTGGTGATCCACAAAAACGTCTTTCAATCGG GAAATATGGATTCTTGGCTGTGCTGGGGCTTATGATTTGCACAATTTCGTGCGGTGTGCATTTACTCACTACATGA